From Glycine max cultivar Williams 82 chromosome 11, Glycine_max_v4.0, whole genome shotgun sequence, the proteins below share one genomic window:
- the LOC100792153 gene encoding clustered mitochondria protein → MAMSQSACKETGMKSCSLVENFLVHLLRRILRDRALYKVTSDFVDAAINGAIGVISGCIPPINLTDPECFHMYVHNNIFFSFAIDADLEKLSKKLVDANSKSWSSSSLQSSSDKDSIPVHGESQVPNGGKDDGSSSEDLNSTEITQDVSPEAQLAENEQATYASANNDLKGTKAYQEADVPGLYNLTKKLMFLAQRFFGQNVVGSQCL, encoded by the exons ATGGCAATGAGCCAATCGGCATGCAAAGAGACTGGAATGAAGAGCTGCAGTCTTGTAGAGAATTTCCTCGTACATCTCCTCAGGAG GATTTTGCGGGATAGGGCACTTTATAAAGTGACATCAGACTTTGTTGATGCAGCTATTAATGGTGCTATTGGAGTGATCAGTGGTTGCATTCCTCCGATAAACCTGACTGACCCTGAATGCTTTCACAT GTATGTGCACAACAATATATTCTTTAGTTTTGCTATTGATGCTGACCTTGAGAAGCTGTCAAAGAAACTTGTGGATGCTAATTCAAAATCTTGGAGCTCCAGCTCTTTGCAAAGTTCTTCTGATAAAGATTCCATTCCAGTTCATGGAGAAAGTCAGGTTCCTAATGGGGGTAAAGATGATGGTTCAAGTTCTGAAGATCTTAATAGCACAGAAATTACTCAAGATGTTTCTCCAGAAGCTCAGCTGGCTGAGAATGAGCAAGCCACATATGCTTCTGCAAACAATGATTTGAAGGGCACAAAGGCTTACCAAGAAGCTGATGTTCCTGGACTTTATAATCTTACCAAGAAGCTGATGTTCCTGGCACAAAG GTTCTTTGGCCAGAATGTGGTTGGCAGCCAGTGTCTCTGA
- the LOC100804867 gene encoding E3 ubiquitin-protein ligase RDUF2 gives MNLETQPGTASYWCYSCTRFVHLSVQSTIACPHCQSGFVEEIRAGAGAEASPRHRLSPFPDDPLLLRRQGFRRRRREASGNRSPFNPVIVLRGPGDDSAAADHDGVSTFELFYDDGDGTGLRPLPPTMSELLLGSGFDRLLEQFAQIEMNGFGRPENPPASKAAIESMPTVEIGETHVETEAHCAVCKEAFELHAEARELPCKHIYHSDCILPWLSMRNSCPVCRHELPSDLETRVPSQIDEETIGLTIWRLPGGGFAVGRFSGGRRTGESHFPVVYTEMDGGLNTNGGAPRRISRSVRSNRVRESRGFGRVISNFFSFFGRIGSRNSSSGHGSVSRSRSHVSSIFNRSSRRHSRTWVMDD, from the coding sequence ATGAATTTGGAAACGCAACCAGGAACGGCGTCGTATTGGTGCTACAGCTGCACCCGTTTCGTGCACCTCTCTGTCCAAAGCACCATCGCCTGCCCCCACTGTCAAAGCGGTTTCGTCGAAGAGATCCGTGCCGGCGCCGGAGCCGAAGCCTCGCCACGCCATCGACTAAGTCCTTTCCCCGATGATCCTCTTTTGCTCCGGCGACAGGGCTTCCGCCGCCGTAGGAGAGAAGCTTCCGGCAACCGCTCCCCGTTCAACCCCGTTATCGTCCTCCGCGGCCCCGGCGACGACTCCGCCGCCGCCGACCACGACGGCGTCAGCACGTTCGAGCTCTTCTACGACGACGGCGACGGCACCGGCCTCCGCCCTCTTCCTCCCACCATGTCGGAGTTGCTCCTCGGCTCTGGCTTTGACAGACTTCTCGAACAGTTCGCGCAGATCGAGATGAACGGATTCGGGCGGCCGGAGAATCCGCCGGCGTCAAAGGCGGCGATCGAGTCCATGCCGACGGTCGAGATCGGAGAAACGCACGTGGAAACCGAAGCGCACTGCGCCGTGTGCAAAGAAGCGTTTGAGCTGCACGCGGAGGCGCGTGAGTTACCGTGCAAGCACATCTACCACTCCGATTGCATCCTCCCGTGGCTCTCGATGCGGAATTCGTGCCCGGTGTGCCGCCACGAGCTTCCTTCCGATTTGGAAACTAGGGTTCCCAGCCAGATCGACGAGGAGACGATAGGGTTAACGATTTGGAGGCTTCCCGGCGGCGGATTCGCCGTGGGGAGATTCTCCGGCGGCCGGAGAACAGGCGAGAGTCATTTCCCGGTGGTGTACACGGAGATGGACGGTGGACTGAACACGAACGGTGGTGCTCCTAGGAGAATTTCTCGTTCTGTTAGAAGCAATAGGGTTAGGGAAAGTCGAGGGTTTGGTAGAGTTATTAgcaatttcttttcattctttggAAGAATTGGTTCTAGAAACTCTTCTTCTGGACATGGGTCTGTAAGTAGAAGCCGTAGTCACGTGAGTTCAATCTTCAATAGAAGCTCGCGGAGACATAGCAGGACTTGGGTTATGGATGATTAA
- the LOC100805406 gene encoding E3 ubiquitin-protein ligase SDIR1-like → MSFVFRGSRGDIESGFSEYVPERTLMRVHPARPVNGNSLAFLITVILIFMILNSPQMLHHFLLWVVLAIFVMATSLRMYATCQQLQAQARAHAAAASGLLGHTELRLHMPSSIAIATRGRLQGLRLQLALLDREFDELDYDTLRALDSDTASSTRSMTEEEINALPIHTYKVPVPPKDGSAGLASSSGAAEIKQASGGTEAGAKGSEDELTCTICLDQVKRGELVRSLPCLHQFHANCIDPWLRQQGTCPVCKLRIGSVSGGNRESESDGSDIA, encoded by the exons ATGAGTTTTGTCTTCCGAGGGAGTAGGGGAGATATTGAAAGTGGCTTTTCAGAATATGTTCCTGAAAGAACCTTGATG CGGGTTCATCCAGCTCGACCAGTTAATGGCAATTCTCTAGCTTTTCTTATCACAG TTATTTTGATATTCATGATATTAAACTCCCCTCAGATGTTACATCATTTTTTG CTCTGGGTTGTACTGGCTATCTTTGTGATGGCTACAAGTCTGAGGATGTATGCAACTTGTCAACAGCTTCAAGCACAGGCCAGGGCTCATGCTGCAGCAGCCTCTGGGTTGCTTGGCCATACTGAACTTCGTCTTCACATGCCATCATCTATTGCGATTGCAACCAGAGGAAGATTGCAGGGACTTAGACTTCAGCTTGCACTTCTTGACCGTGAATTTGATGAGCTAG ATTATGACACTTTGAGAGCTCTGGATTCTGATACTGCTTCTAGTACTCGTTCAATGACCGAGGAAGAGATAAATGCCTTGCCTATTCACACTTATAAAGTTCCAGTCCCACCAAA AGATGGCTCAGCTGGTTTGGCGTCCTCTTCAGGTGCAGCTGAG attaaacaagccTCTGGAGGAACAGAGGCAGGTGCCAAAGGTTCAGAAGATGAGCTGACATGTACTATATGCTTGGACCAAGTTAAGAGGGGAGAGCTTGTTCGTAGCTTACCATGCTTGCATCAG TTTCATGCAAACTGCATTGATCCATGGCTCCGACAACAAGGAACATGTCCTGTGTGCAAATTAAGGATAGGGTCGGTAAGTGGGGGAAACAGGGAAAGCGAGTCCGATGGTTCAGATATTGCCTAG
- the LOC100792688 gene encoding laccase-2, whose product MIKPIPSSPSLFVAFLFATSFLWSFPEFVLATSKHGSATRHYKFDIRLRNVTRLCHTKSMVTVNGKFPGPRVVAREGDRIVVKVVNHVPNNVSIHWHGVRQLQSGWADGPSYITQCPIQTGQNYVYNFTIVGQRGTLFWHAHFSWLRATLYGPLILLPRRNESYPFEKPYKEVPIIFGEWWNADPEAVIAQALQTGAGPNVSDAYTFNGLPGPFYNCSNNETDTDTFRLKVKPGKTYLLRLINAALNDELFFSIANHTLVTVEADATYVKPFESDIIVLGPGQTSNVLLKTKAEYPNANFLMLARPYFTGMGTFDNSTVAGFLEYKNKPLAAPKNINIPTLKPFLPAINDTSFVANFSNKFFSLNPAKVPQIVDKSFFFTIGLGTSPCPKNQTCQGPNNSSKFAASMNNISFTLPSIALLEQHFFGQANNGIYTTDFPAMPLMPFNYTGTPPNNTLVGNGTKTVVIPFNTSVQVVLQDTSILGAESHPLHLHGFNFYVVGQGFGNFNPNTDPQIFNLFDPVERNTVGVPSGGWVAIRFLADNPGVWLMHCHFDVHLSWGLRMAWIVEDGKLPNQKLPPPPADLPKC is encoded by the exons ATGATCAAACCTATTCCTTCATCACCTTCACTTTTTGTGGCATTCCTCTTTGCCACCAGCTTCCTTTGGTCTTTTCCCGAATTTGTTCTCGCTACTTCAAAGCATGGAAGTGCTACAAGGCACTACAAGTTTGAT ATAAGGTTGAGAAACGTTACGAGGCTGTGCCACACGAAGAGCATGGTTACCGTGAACGGAAAGTTCCCTGGGCCTAGAGTTGTTGCAAGAGAAGGTGACAGAATAGTGGTAAAGGTGGTTAATCATGTTCCCAACAATGTCAGCATACACTG GCATGGAGTGAGACAGCTTCAAAGTGGATGGGCAGATGGTCCATCTTACATAACTCAATGCCCGATTCAAACTGGCCAGAATTATGTGTACAACTTCACCATTGTTGGACAAAGAGGAACCTTATTCTGGCATGCTCACTTTTCATGGTTAAGAGCCACTCTCTATGGACCCCTAATCCTCCTACCTAGGCGCAACGAATCTTACCCATTTGAGAAACCCTACAAGGAAGTTCCCATCATCTTTG GTGAGTGGTGGAACGCTGATCCAGAGGCTGTTATTGCACAAGCCCTTCAGACAGGGGCTGGCCCAAATGTCTCTGATGCCTACACTTTTAACGGACTTCCTGGACCCTTTTACAATTGCTCCAATAACG AGACAGACACGGACACTTTCAGGTTAAAGGTGAAACCAGGGAAGACATATCTTCTTCGTTTGATCAATGCTGCACTCAATGATGAACTCTTTTTCAGCATTGCAAACCACACCTTGGTAACTGTTGAAGCTGATGCTACTTACGTTAAACCTTTCGAGTCAGACATCATAGTCCTGGGGCCAGGACAAACCTCAAACGTTCTGTTAAAGACAAAAGCTGAGTACCCAAATGCCAATTTCTTGATGCTAGCAAGACCATATTTCACTGGCATGGGAACTTTCGACAATTCCACAGTTGCTGGCTTTCTAGAGTATAAGAATAAACCACTTGCTGCTcccaaaaatattaatattcccACTTTGAAACCATTTCTTCCAGCCATCAATGACACTTCCTTCGTTGCCAACTTTAGTAACAAATTCTTCAGTTTGAACCCTGCAAAGGTGCCTCAAATAGTTGACAAGAGCTTCTTCTTCACAATTGGACTTGGAACAAGtccttgtcccaaaaaccaaaCATGCCAAGGACCGAACAACAGTTCAAAGTTTGCAGCCTCAATGAACAACATATCTTTCACTCTTCCTTCCATAGCACTTCTTGAGCAACATTTCTTTGGGCAAGCTAATAATGGCATTTACACCACTGATTTCCCTGCCATGCCACTCATGCCATTCAACTACACGGGGACTCCACCGAACAACACTTTGGTCGGTAATGGAACAAAGACTGTGGTGATACCCTTTAACACAAGCGTGCAAGTGGTGCTTCAGGACACTAGCATTTTGGGAGCTGAGAGCCACCCCTTGCACCTTCATGGCTTTAATTTCTATGTTGTGGGTCAAGGCTTTGGGAACTTTAATCCTAACACTGACCCTCAAATATTCAATCTTTTTGACCCCGTTGAAAGGAACACTGTTGGTGTGCCCTCTGGTGGTTGGGTTGCAATCCGATTCCTTGCTGACAATCCAG GTGTTTGGCTGATGCATTGCCACTTTGATGTCCACCTTAGTTGGGGGTTGAGGATGGCTTGGATTGTTGAGGATGGGAAGCTACCTAATCAGAAGTTGCCTCCTCCACCAGCTGATCTCCCCAAGTGTTGA